One stretch of Novosphingobium pentaromativorans US6-1 DNA includes these proteins:
- a CDS encoding electron transfer flavoprotein subunit beta/FixA family protein — MKIIVPVKRVIDYNVKPRVKSDGTGVDLANVKMSMNPFDEIAVEEAIRLKEAGKAEEIIAVSVGPAKAQETLRTALAMGADRAILVETDEEVEPLAVAKILKAIVGEENPGLVILGKQAIDDDSNQTGQMLAALLGRPQGTFASKVEIDGDSVAVTREVDGGLETVKLAMPAIVTTDLRLNEPRYASLPNIMKAKKKPLDSKSPADYGVEIAPRLKTLKVSEPPVRQAGIKVEDVDALVAKLKEMGVA, encoded by the coding sequence ATGAAAATCATCGTCCCGGTAAAGCGGGTGATCGACTACAACGTGAAGCCGCGGGTGAAGTCCGACGGCACGGGCGTTGACCTTGCCAACGTCAAGATGAGCATGAACCCCTTCGACGAAATCGCCGTCGAGGAAGCCATCCGCCTGAAGGAAGCCGGCAAGGCCGAAGAGATCATCGCGGTCTCGGTCGGCCCGGCCAAGGCACAGGAAACACTGCGCACGGCGCTCGCCATGGGTGCGGACCGCGCGATTCTCGTCGAGACCGACGAAGAAGTCGAACCGCTCGCCGTTGCCAAGATCCTCAAGGCCATCGTTGGCGAAGAGAATCCAGGCCTCGTCATCCTCGGCAAGCAGGCCATCGACGACGATAGCAACCAGACCGGCCAGATGCTCGCGGCGCTGCTGGGCCGCCCGCAGGGCACTTTCGCCAGCAAGGTCGAGATCGACGGCGACAGCGTTGCCGTGACTCGCGAAGTCGACGGCGGTCTGGAGACCGTGAAGCTCGCCATGCCGGCGATCGTCACCACCGACCTGCGCCTCAACGAACCGCGCTATGCTTCGCTGCCCAACATCATGAAGGCGAAGAAGAAGCCGCTCGATAGCAAGTCGCCGGCCGACTACGGCGTCGAGATCGCTCCGCGTCTCAAGACCCTCAAGGTCTCCGAACCGCCGGTGCGCCAGGCGGGCATCAAGGTCGAGGACGTCGATGCCCTCGTCGCCAAGCTCAAGGAAATGGGAGTCGCCTGA
- a CDS encoding electron transfer flavoprotein subunit alpha/FixB family protein, with product MKTLVWVEHDNASLKDATLATVTAAAKLGEVHLLVAGSGCRAVAEAAAQIAGVGKVHLADNAAYEHGLAENVAPLIADLMADHDAFLAPATTTGKNVAPRVAALLDVMQVSDILSVEGEKTFTRPIYAGNAIATVESTDAKLVITVRGTAFEKAATTGGSAAIEDVAGPGEAGLSSFVGAELAKSERPELTSAKIIVSGGRALKDAATFEEYIMPLADKLGAGVGASRAAVDAGYVPNDYQVGQTGKIVAPEVYIAVGISGAIQHLAGMKDSKTIIAINKDEDAPIFQVADIGLVADLFKAVPELTGKL from the coding sequence ATGAAGACGCTTGTTTGGGTCGAACACGACAACGCGTCGCTCAAGGACGCGACGCTCGCCACTGTTACCGCGGCTGCCAAGCTGGGTGAAGTCCACCTCCTCGTTGCCGGTTCGGGCTGCCGCGCCGTCGCCGAAGCGGCCGCGCAGATCGCTGGCGTGGGCAAAGTCCACCTGGCCGACAATGCGGCCTACGAGCATGGCCTGGCCGAGAACGTCGCGCCGCTGATCGCCGATCTCATGGCCGATCACGACGCCTTCCTCGCCCCGGCAACCACCACCGGCAAGAACGTGGCGCCGCGCGTCGCCGCCTTGCTCGACGTGATGCAGGTTTCGGACATCCTCTCGGTCGAAGGCGAGAAGACCTTCACCCGTCCGATCTATGCCGGCAACGCGATTGCCACGGTCGAAAGCACCGATGCCAAGCTGGTCATCACCGTGCGCGGTACCGCCTTCGAGAAGGCCGCCACCACCGGCGGCTCGGCTGCTATCGAAGATGTCGCCGGACCGGGCGAGGCCGGTCTGTCGAGCTTCGTCGGAGCCGAACTGGCCAAGTCGGAACGTCCGGAACTGACCAGCGCCAAGATCATCGTCTCGGGTGGCCGTGCGCTCAAGGATGCGGCGACTTTCGAGGAATACATCATGCCGCTCGCCGACAAGCTCGGCGCAGGCGTGGGTGCTTCGCGCGCGGCAGTCGATGCCGGCTACGTGCCCAACGACTACCAGGTCGGCCAGACCGGCAAGATCGTGGCGCCGGAAGTCTATATCGCCGTCGGCATCTCGGGCGCGATCCAGCACCTCGCCGGCATGAAGGACTCCAAGACCATCATCGCCATCAACAAGGACGAGGACGCGCCGATCTTCCAGGTCGCCGACATCGGCCTCGTCGCCGACCTGTTCAAGGCCGTGCCGGAGCTGACCGGCAAGCTCTGA
- a CDS encoding 23S rRNA (pseudouridine(1915)-N(3))-methyltransferase RlmH gives MLLHIIARGKIARSPEAELLDRYAKRITWPFKHSELPDTGGKVPPPVQTPVREVLLDERGKAMSSEEFAALLGRWRDEGVRECRFLIGAADGHGDEARARADHLLCFGKMTWPHLMARAMLAEQLWRATAILAGHPYHRSG, from the coding sequence ATGCTTTTGCATATCATCGCTCGCGGCAAGATCGCCCGCTCGCCGGAAGCCGAGCTGCTCGATCGCTATGCCAAGCGGATCACCTGGCCTTTCAAGCACAGCGAATTGCCCGACACCGGCGGCAAGGTTCCGCCCCCGGTGCAGACGCCCGTGCGCGAGGTCCTGCTCGACGAGCGGGGCAAGGCGATGTCGTCCGAAGAATTCGCCGCGCTGCTGGGTCGCTGGCGTGACGAAGGCGTGCGGGAATGCCGTTTCCTGATCGGCGCCGCCGACGGCCACGGCGACGAGGCGAGGGCCCGGGCGGACCACCTGCTGTGCTTCGGCAAGATGACCTGGCCGCATCTCATGGCCCGGGCGATGCTGGCCGAACAGCTCTGGCGTGCGACCGCGATTCTGGCAGGACATCCCTATCACCGCTCCGGATGA
- the sucC gene encoding ADP-forming succinate--CoA ligase subunit beta gives MNIHEYQAKELLAKYGVGIPAGIAALTVEEAVAAAKQLPGPLYVVKAQIHAGGRGKGKFKELGPDAKGGVRLAKSIEEVEAFAKEMLGNTLVTVQTGEAGKQVNRLYVTDGVDIAKEYYFSMLVDRASGRVAMIASTEGGMDIEEVAHSTPEKITTVTIDPAEGFQPHHGRAVAYALKLDGDLNKQAQKIAKQIYEAFMALDCDMLEINPLVETKDGQLLVLDTKMSFDSNALYRHPDVFALRDETEEDPAEIEASKYDLAYIKLDGDIGCMVNGAGLAMATMDIIKLNGSFPANFLDVGGGATTEKVTAAFKIILKDPNVKGILVNIFGGIMKCDVIAEGIVAAAKEVNLGVPLVVRLEGTNVQQGKDILANSGLPIVPANDLGDAAKKIVAEVKNAA, from the coding sequence ATGAACATTCACGAATATCAGGCGAAGGAACTGCTTGCGAAGTATGGCGTGGGCATTCCCGCCGGCATCGCCGCCCTCACGGTCGAAGAAGCGGTCGCCGCCGCCAAGCAGCTGCCTGGTCCGCTTTATGTCGTGAAGGCCCAGATCCATGCCGGTGGCCGTGGCAAGGGCAAGTTCAAGGAACTCGGCCCCGACGCGAAGGGCGGCGTTCGCCTTGCCAAGTCGATCGAGGAAGTCGAAGCCTTCGCCAAGGAAATGCTCGGCAACACCCTCGTTACCGTGCAGACCGGTGAAGCCGGCAAGCAGGTCAACCGCCTCTACGTGACCGACGGCGTCGACATTGCCAAGGAATACTACTTCTCGATGCTCGTCGACCGCGCCTCGGGCCGTGTCGCGATGATCGCCTCGACCGAGGGCGGCATGGACATCGAGGAAGTCGCGCACTCGACTCCCGAAAAGATCACCACCGTCACCATCGACCCCGCCGAAGGCTTCCAGCCCCACCACGGCCGCGCGGTCGCTTATGCGCTCAAGCTGGACGGTGACCTCAACAAGCAGGCCCAGAAGATCGCCAAGCAGATCTACGAGGCCTTCATGGCGCTTGACTGCGACATGCTCGAGATCAATCCGCTGGTCGAAACCAAGGACGGCCAGCTGCTCGTCCTCGACACCAAGATGAGCTTCGACTCGAACGCTCTCTACCGTCACCCCGACGTCTTCGCCCTGCGCGACGAGACCGAGGAAGACCCGGCCGAGATCGAAGCGAGCAAGTACGACCTCGCCTACATCAAGCTCGACGGCGATATCGGCTGCATGGTCAACGGCGCCGGCCTCGCCATGGCGACGATGGACATCATCAAGCTCAACGGCTCGTTCCCGGCCAACTTCCTCGACGTGGGCGGCGGCGCCACCACCGAGAAGGTGACTGCGGCGTTCAAGATCATTCTCAAGGACCCCAACGTGAAGGGCATCCTCGTGAATATCTTCGGCGGCATCATGAAGTGCGACGTCATCGCGGAAGGCATCGTCGCTGCGGCCAAGGAAGTGAACCTGGGTGTGCCGCTCGTGGTTCGTCTCGAAGGCACCAACGTCCAGCAGGGCAAGGACATCCTGGCCAATTCGGGCCTGCCGATCGTCCCCGCCAACGACCTGGGCGATGCCGCCAAGAAGATCGTCGCGGAAGTCAAGAACGCGGCCTGA
- a CDS encoding 3'(2'),5'-bisphosphate nucleotidase CysQ, translating to MIDRSKLESIVREAGRLALAGWPGDGHDLKHWEKTPGSPVCEADLAVDAFLKRELSALLPSAGWLSEETADAPDRLQDQLVWLVDPIDGTRDFIAGRTGWAISVALVNTRRPLFGYLYAPVRRRDEGGEFWHAEAGKGSWRNGRRLVASDCKSLLGARVPAKKLAAEDTDLTLVDQPNSIALRMAMVAADEADLLATLRWGYEWDIAAAGLIAREAGATVTDAFGKALNYNKHDPRAFGVLVTSSAIHADAVTRLADRARRFSA from the coding sequence ATGATAGACCGCAGCAAACTGGAATCCATCGTGCGCGAGGCTGGCCGCCTTGCCCTGGCCGGCTGGCCGGGTGACGGGCATGACCTCAAGCACTGGGAAAAGACGCCCGGGAGCCCGGTGTGCGAAGCGGATCTGGCGGTGGACGCCTTTCTCAAGAGGGAATTGTCTGCCCTGCTCCCGTCGGCCGGCTGGCTTTCCGAGGAAACCGCCGACGCACCCGACCGCCTGCAGGACCAGCTGGTGTGGCTGGTCGATCCGATCGACGGAACGCGCGATTTCATCGCCGGGCGGACCGGCTGGGCCATTTCGGTCGCGCTCGTGAACACGCGCCGCCCGCTTTTCGGCTATCTCTATGCCCCGGTCCGCCGCCGCGACGAAGGCGGGGAGTTCTGGCATGCCGAAGCGGGCAAGGGCAGCTGGCGCAATGGCCGGCGACTCGTCGCGAGCGATTGCAAGTCTCTCCTGGGGGCGCGGGTTCCCGCGAAGAAGCTGGCCGCCGAGGACACCGATCTCACCCTTGTCGACCAGCCCAATTCAATCGCGCTACGCATGGCCATGGTTGCCGCGGACGAGGCGGATCTGCTCGCCACGCTGCGCTGGGGCTATGAGTGGGACATCGCCGCCGCAGGCCTGATCGCGCGCGAGGCCGGCGCCACGGTCACCGACGCCTTCGGCAAGGCGCTCAATTACAACAAGCACGACCCGCGCGCCTTCGGCGTGCTCGTCACTTCCTCGGCGATTCACGCTGATGCCGTGACCCGACTCGCGGATCGCGCCCGCCGATTCTCGGCCTGA